In the Vigna radiata var. radiata cultivar VC1973A unplaced genomic scaffold, Vradiata_ver6 scaffold_223, whole genome shotgun sequence genome, one interval contains:
- the LOC106753276 gene encoding boron transporter 1 isoform X3: protein MEETFVPLRGIKNDLKGRLVCYKQDWTSGFQAGIRILAPTTYIFFASAIPVISFGEQLERNTDGTLTAVQTLASTALCGIIHSILGGQPLLILGVAEPTVLMYTFLYDFAKDRKDLGHKLFLPWTGWVCVWTAALLFLLAIVGACSIINRFTRLAGELFGLLIAMLFMQQAIRGLVEEFGVPQSQGEGTNQIALQSSWLFGNGMFALVLSFGLLFTALKSRKARSWRYGAGWLRGFVADYGVPLMILVWTAVSYMPTNKVPRGIPRRLFSPNPWSPGAYTNWTVIKEMLNVPLIYIIGAFIPATMIAVLYYFDHSVASQLAQQKEFNLRKPSSYHYDLLLLGFLTILCGLIGIPPANGVIPQSPMHTKSLATLKHQLLRKKIVSAARKSMQKNMNLNQLYQSMQEAYDQMQTPLAHQIPPALQGLKEMEESTIQLAQSHGYIDTPVDEVVFDVDKDVDDLLPVEVKEQRLSNLLQALMVALCVAAMPLLKKIPTSVLWGYFAFMAIESLPGNQFWERILYLFTAPSRRYKVLEKHHAAFIETVPFKAVAMFTLFQTAYLLLCFGLTWIPIAGVLFPMLIMLLIPVRQYFLPKFFKGAHLQELDAAAYEEASVVSFNLSFEDSGSQTATVNINSEEILDEIITRSRGEIVSQKSRNSTPTSCGHTIPACANNS, encoded by the exons ATGGAAGAAACATTTGTTCCGTTACGTGGGATAAAGAATGACCTCAAAGGAAGACTTGTGTGCTACAAACAAGATTGGACTAGTGGATTCCAAGCAGGCATCAG GATCCTTGCCCCaactacatatatatttttcgcTTCAGCAATTCCAGTGATCTCTTTCGGGGAGCAACTGGAGAGAAACACAG ATGGAACTCTAACTGCAGTGCAGACCCTTGCATCAACAGCACTCTGTGGCATTATCCATTCAATCTTAGGAGGGCAGCCCCTCCTCATACTTGGTGTAGCGGAGCCAACAGTTCTGATGTATACATTTTTGTATGACTTTGCAAAGGATAGAAAAGATTTGGGACACAAACTGTTCCTTCCTTGGACTGGATG ggtgtgTGTTTGGACTGCTGCGTTGCTCTTCTTGCTGGCTATTGTTGGTGCATGCTCCATAATCAACAGATTCACGCGCCTTGCAGGTGAACTATTTGGTCTGCTGATTGCAATGCTCTTCATGCAGCAGGCGATAAGG GGACTTGTTGAAGAGTTCGGTGTGCCCCAGTCCCAGGGAGAAGGTACCAATCAGATTGCACTCCAATCTTCTTGGCTGTTCGGAAATGGAATGTTTGCTTTGGTTTTGTCATTTGGCCTTCTGTTTACTGCACTAAAAAGCCGTAAGGCTAGATCCTGGCGATACGGAGCAG GTTGGTTGCGGGGATTTGTGGCTGATTATGGAGTCCCACTAATGATTCTGGTGTGGACTGCTGTGTCTTATATGCCAACCAATAAGGTTCCAAGGGGAATCCCTAGGCGACTTTTCAGTCCAAATCCATGGTCTCCCGGTGCATACACAAATTGGACAGTAATTAAG GAAATGTTGAATGTCCCTCTCATCTATATTATTGGAGCATTTATACCAGCGACTATGATTGCCGTGCTTTATTACTTTGATCACAGTGTTGCTTCACAACTTGCCCAGCAAAAGGAGTTCAATCTAAGAAAACCCTCATCATATCATTATGACCTTCTCCTCTTGGGTTTCTTG ACCATTTTGTGTGGGCTTATTGGAATCCCTCCGGCCAACGGTGTGATTCCTCAATCTCCTATGCATACTAAAAGCCTAGCTACTCTAAAACATCAg CTGTTGcgtaaaaaaattgtatctgCCGCACGGAAAAGCATGCAGAAAAATATGAACCTGAATCAGCTATACCAAAGTATGCAAGAAGCATATGATCAAATGCAGACTCCGTTAGCCCACCAAATACCACCTGCCTTG CAGGGGCTAAAGGAGATGGAGGAATCCACCATCCAACTTGCTCAAAGTCATGGATACATTGACACCCCTGTTGATGAGGTTGTATTCGATGTGGATAAAGATGTTGATGACCTTTTACCTGTTGAAGTAAAAGAACAGCGCCTCAGCAATCTACTGCAGGCATTAATGGTTGCACTTTGTGTTGCTGCTATGCCTCTTTTGAAGAAGATACCAACTTCAGTGCTTTGGGGTTACTTTGCTTTCATGGCAATTGAAAGCTTGCCCGGAAATCAGTTTTGGGAGAgaatattatatcttttcacTGCTCCAAGTCGTAGATACAA AGTGCTGGAGAAACACCATGCGGCCTTTATTGAGACCGTGCCTTTCAAAGCGGTGGCCATGTTTACATTATTCCAGACAGCTTACTTGCTTCTCTGCTTTGGTCTAACATGGATACCGATTGCCGGGGTCCTTTTCCCAATGTTAATCATGCTTCTTATCCCAGTACGTCAATATTTCCTTCCCAAGTTTTTTAAAGGAGCCCATCTTCAAGAATTGGATGCTGCAGCATATGAGGAAGCATCTGTTGTCAGTTTCAACTTGTCATTCGAA GACTCAGGTAGTCAGACAGCAACAGTCAATATTAATAGTGAGGAAATCCTTGATGAAATTATTACAAGGAGTCGTGGGGAGATCGTAAGTCAGAAATCGAGGAATTCAACTCCAACATCATGTGGACATACTATTCCTGCTTGTGCAAATAACTCATAG
- the LOC106753276 gene encoding boron transporter 1 isoform X1 → MEETFVPLRGIKNDLKGRLVCYKQDWTSGFQAGIRILAPTTYIFFASAIPVISFGEQLERNTGTIKTFLVQCPFWNFGDPFPKKVLHWLYSIDGTLTAVQTLASTALCGIIHSILGGQPLLILGVAEPTVLMYTFLYDFAKDRKDLGHKLFLPWTGWVCVWTAALLFLLAIVGACSIINRFTRLAGELFGLLIAMLFMQQAIRGLVEEFGVPQSQGEGTNQIALQSSWLFGNGMFALVLSFGLLFTALKSRKARSWRYGAGWLRGFVADYGVPLMILVWTAVSYMPTNKVPRGIPRRLFSPNPWSPGAYTNWTVIKEMLNVPLIYIIGAFIPATMIAVLYYFDHSVASQLAQQKEFNLRKPSSYHYDLLLLGFLTILCGLIGIPPANGVIPQSPMHTKSLATLKHQLLRKKIVSAARKSMQKNMNLNQLYQSMQEAYDQMQTPLAHQIPPALQGLKEMEESTIQLAQSHGYIDTPVDEVVFDVDKDVDDLLPVEVKEQRLSNLLQALMVALCVAAMPLLKKIPTSVLWGYFAFMAIESLPGNQFWERILYLFTAPSRRYKVLEKHHAAFIETVPFKAVAMFTLFQTAYLLLCFGLTWIPIAGVLFPMLIMLLIPVRQYFLPKFFKGAHLQELDAAAYEEASVVSFNLSFEDSGSQTATVNINSEEILDEIITRSRGEIVSQKSRNSTPTSCGHTIPACANNS, encoded by the exons ATGGAAGAAACATTTGTTCCGTTACGTGGGATAAAGAATGACCTCAAAGGAAGACTTGTGTGCTACAAACAAGATTGGACTAGTGGATTCCAAGCAGGCATCAG GATCCTTGCCCCaactacatatatatttttcgcTTCAGCAATTCCAGTGATCTCTTTCGGGGAGCAACTGGAGAGAAACACAGGTACAATTAAAACTTTTCTGGTTCAGTGTCCTTTCTGGAATTTTGGTGACCCTTTTCCTAAAAAAGTGCTTCATTGGTTATATTCTATAGATGGAACTCTAACTGCAGTGCAGACCCTTGCATCAACAGCACTCTGTGGCATTATCCATTCAATCTTAGGAGGGCAGCCCCTCCTCATACTTGGTGTAGCGGAGCCAACAGTTCTGATGTATACATTTTTGTATGACTTTGCAAAGGATAGAAAAGATTTGGGACACAAACTGTTCCTTCCTTGGACTGGATG ggtgtgTGTTTGGACTGCTGCGTTGCTCTTCTTGCTGGCTATTGTTGGTGCATGCTCCATAATCAACAGATTCACGCGCCTTGCAGGTGAACTATTTGGTCTGCTGATTGCAATGCTCTTCATGCAGCAGGCGATAAGG GGACTTGTTGAAGAGTTCGGTGTGCCCCAGTCCCAGGGAGAAGGTACCAATCAGATTGCACTCCAATCTTCTTGGCTGTTCGGAAATGGAATGTTTGCTTTGGTTTTGTCATTTGGCCTTCTGTTTACTGCACTAAAAAGCCGTAAGGCTAGATCCTGGCGATACGGAGCAG GTTGGTTGCGGGGATTTGTGGCTGATTATGGAGTCCCACTAATGATTCTGGTGTGGACTGCTGTGTCTTATATGCCAACCAATAAGGTTCCAAGGGGAATCCCTAGGCGACTTTTCAGTCCAAATCCATGGTCTCCCGGTGCATACACAAATTGGACAGTAATTAAG GAAATGTTGAATGTCCCTCTCATCTATATTATTGGAGCATTTATACCAGCGACTATGATTGCCGTGCTTTATTACTTTGATCACAGTGTTGCTTCACAACTTGCCCAGCAAAAGGAGTTCAATCTAAGAAAACCCTCATCATATCATTATGACCTTCTCCTCTTGGGTTTCTTG ACCATTTTGTGTGGGCTTATTGGAATCCCTCCGGCCAACGGTGTGATTCCTCAATCTCCTATGCATACTAAAAGCCTAGCTACTCTAAAACATCAg CTGTTGcgtaaaaaaattgtatctgCCGCACGGAAAAGCATGCAGAAAAATATGAACCTGAATCAGCTATACCAAAGTATGCAAGAAGCATATGATCAAATGCAGACTCCGTTAGCCCACCAAATACCACCTGCCTTG CAGGGGCTAAAGGAGATGGAGGAATCCACCATCCAACTTGCTCAAAGTCATGGATACATTGACACCCCTGTTGATGAGGTTGTATTCGATGTGGATAAAGATGTTGATGACCTTTTACCTGTTGAAGTAAAAGAACAGCGCCTCAGCAATCTACTGCAGGCATTAATGGTTGCACTTTGTGTTGCTGCTATGCCTCTTTTGAAGAAGATACCAACTTCAGTGCTTTGGGGTTACTTTGCTTTCATGGCAATTGAAAGCTTGCCCGGAAATCAGTTTTGGGAGAgaatattatatcttttcacTGCTCCAAGTCGTAGATACAA AGTGCTGGAGAAACACCATGCGGCCTTTATTGAGACCGTGCCTTTCAAAGCGGTGGCCATGTTTACATTATTCCAGACAGCTTACTTGCTTCTCTGCTTTGGTCTAACATGGATACCGATTGCCGGGGTCCTTTTCCCAATGTTAATCATGCTTCTTATCCCAGTACGTCAATATTTCCTTCCCAAGTTTTTTAAAGGAGCCCATCTTCAAGAATTGGATGCTGCAGCATATGAGGAAGCATCTGTTGTCAGTTTCAACTTGTCATTCGAA GACTCAGGTAGTCAGACAGCAACAGTCAATATTAATAGTGAGGAAATCCTTGATGAAATTATTACAAGGAGTCGTGGGGAGATCGTAAGTCAGAAATCGAGGAATTCAACTCCAACATCATGTGGACATACTATTCCTGCTTGTGCAAATAACTCATAG
- the LOC106753276 gene encoding boron transporter 1 isoform X4, translating into MEETFVPLRGIKNDLKGRLVCYKQDWTSGFQAGIRILAPTTYIFFASAIPVISFGEQLERNTDGTLTAVQTLASTALCGIIHSILGGQPLLILGVAEPTVLMYTFLYDFAKDRKDLGHKLFLPWTGWVCVWTAALLFLLAIVGACSIINRFTRLAGELFGLLIAMLFMQQAIRGLVEEFGVPQSQGEGTNQIALQSSWLFGNGMFALVLSFGLLFTALKSRKARSWRYGAGWLRGFVADYGVPLMILVWTAVSYMPTNKVPRGIPRRLFSPNPWSPGAYTNWTVIKEMLNVPLIYIIGAFIPATMIAVLYYFDHSVASQLAQQKEFNLRKPSSYHYDLLLLGFLTILCGLIGIPPANGVIPQSPMHTKSLATLKHQLLRKKIVSAARKSMQKNMNLNQLYQSMQEAYDQMQTPLAHQIPPALGLKEMEESTIQLAQSHGYIDTPVDEVVFDVDKDVDDLLPVEVKEQRLSNLLQALMVALCVAAMPLLKKIPTSVLWGYFAFMAIESLPGNQFWERILYLFTAPSRRYKVLEKHHAAFIETVPFKAVAMFTLFQTAYLLLCFGLTWIPIAGVLFPMLIMLLIPVRQYFLPKFFKGAHLQELDAAAYEEASVVSFNLSFEDSGSQTATVNINSEEILDEIITRSRGEIVSQKSRNSTPTSCGHTIPACANNS; encoded by the exons ATGGAAGAAACATTTGTTCCGTTACGTGGGATAAAGAATGACCTCAAAGGAAGACTTGTGTGCTACAAACAAGATTGGACTAGTGGATTCCAAGCAGGCATCAG GATCCTTGCCCCaactacatatatatttttcgcTTCAGCAATTCCAGTGATCTCTTTCGGGGAGCAACTGGAGAGAAACACAG ATGGAACTCTAACTGCAGTGCAGACCCTTGCATCAACAGCACTCTGTGGCATTATCCATTCAATCTTAGGAGGGCAGCCCCTCCTCATACTTGGTGTAGCGGAGCCAACAGTTCTGATGTATACATTTTTGTATGACTTTGCAAAGGATAGAAAAGATTTGGGACACAAACTGTTCCTTCCTTGGACTGGATG ggtgtgTGTTTGGACTGCTGCGTTGCTCTTCTTGCTGGCTATTGTTGGTGCATGCTCCATAATCAACAGATTCACGCGCCTTGCAGGTGAACTATTTGGTCTGCTGATTGCAATGCTCTTCATGCAGCAGGCGATAAGG GGACTTGTTGAAGAGTTCGGTGTGCCCCAGTCCCAGGGAGAAGGTACCAATCAGATTGCACTCCAATCTTCTTGGCTGTTCGGAAATGGAATGTTTGCTTTGGTTTTGTCATTTGGCCTTCTGTTTACTGCACTAAAAAGCCGTAAGGCTAGATCCTGGCGATACGGAGCAG GTTGGTTGCGGGGATTTGTGGCTGATTATGGAGTCCCACTAATGATTCTGGTGTGGACTGCTGTGTCTTATATGCCAACCAATAAGGTTCCAAGGGGAATCCCTAGGCGACTTTTCAGTCCAAATCCATGGTCTCCCGGTGCATACACAAATTGGACAGTAATTAAG GAAATGTTGAATGTCCCTCTCATCTATATTATTGGAGCATTTATACCAGCGACTATGATTGCCGTGCTTTATTACTTTGATCACAGTGTTGCTTCACAACTTGCCCAGCAAAAGGAGTTCAATCTAAGAAAACCCTCATCATATCATTATGACCTTCTCCTCTTGGGTTTCTTG ACCATTTTGTGTGGGCTTATTGGAATCCCTCCGGCCAACGGTGTGATTCCTCAATCTCCTATGCATACTAAAAGCCTAGCTACTCTAAAACATCAg CTGTTGcgtaaaaaaattgtatctgCCGCACGGAAAAGCATGCAGAAAAATATGAACCTGAATCAGCTATACCAAAGTATGCAAGAAGCATATGATCAAATGCAGACTCCGTTAGCCCACCAAATACCACCTGCCTTG GGGCTAAAGGAGATGGAGGAATCCACCATCCAACTTGCTCAAAGTCATGGATACATTGACACCCCTGTTGATGAGGTTGTATTCGATGTGGATAAAGATGTTGATGACCTTTTACCTGTTGAAGTAAAAGAACAGCGCCTCAGCAATCTACTGCAGGCATTAATGGTTGCACTTTGTGTTGCTGCTATGCCTCTTTTGAAGAAGATACCAACTTCAGTGCTTTGGGGTTACTTTGCTTTCATGGCAATTGAAAGCTTGCCCGGAAATCAGTTTTGGGAGAgaatattatatcttttcacTGCTCCAAGTCGTAGATACAA AGTGCTGGAGAAACACCATGCGGCCTTTATTGAGACCGTGCCTTTCAAAGCGGTGGCCATGTTTACATTATTCCAGACAGCTTACTTGCTTCTCTGCTTTGGTCTAACATGGATACCGATTGCCGGGGTCCTTTTCCCAATGTTAATCATGCTTCTTATCCCAGTACGTCAATATTTCCTTCCCAAGTTTTTTAAAGGAGCCCATCTTCAAGAATTGGATGCTGCAGCATATGAGGAAGCATCTGTTGTCAGTTTCAACTTGTCATTCGAA GACTCAGGTAGTCAGACAGCAACAGTCAATATTAATAGTGAGGAAATCCTTGATGAAATTATTACAAGGAGTCGTGGGGAGATCGTAAGTCAGAAATCGAGGAATTCAACTCCAACATCATGTGGACATACTATTCCTGCTTGTGCAAATAACTCATAG
- the LOC106753276 gene encoding boron transporter 1 isoform X2: MEETFVPLRGIKNDLKGRLVCYKQDWTSGFQAGIRILAPTTYIFFASAIPVISFGEQLERNTGTIKTFLVQCPFWNFGDPFPKKVLHWLYSIDGTLTAVQTLASTALCGIIHSILGGQPLLILGVAEPTVLMYTFLYDFAKDRKDLGHKLFLPWTGWVCVWTAALLFLLAIVGACSIINRFTRLAGELFGLLIAMLFMQQAIRGLVEEFGVPQSQGEGTNQIALQSSWLFGNGMFALVLSFGLLFTALKSRKARSWRYGAGWLRGFVADYGVPLMILVWTAVSYMPTNKVPRGIPRRLFSPNPWSPGAYTNWTVIKEMLNVPLIYIIGAFIPATMIAVLYYFDHSVASQLAQQKEFNLRKPSSYHYDLLLLGFLTILCGLIGIPPANGVIPQSPMHTKSLATLKHQLLRKKIVSAARKSMQKNMNLNQLYQSMQEAYDQMQTPLAHQIPPALGLKEMEESTIQLAQSHGYIDTPVDEVVFDVDKDVDDLLPVEVKEQRLSNLLQALMVALCVAAMPLLKKIPTSVLWGYFAFMAIESLPGNQFWERILYLFTAPSRRYKVLEKHHAAFIETVPFKAVAMFTLFQTAYLLLCFGLTWIPIAGVLFPMLIMLLIPVRQYFLPKFFKGAHLQELDAAAYEEASVVSFNLSFEDSGSQTATVNINSEEILDEIITRSRGEIVSQKSRNSTPTSCGHTIPACANNS; this comes from the exons ATGGAAGAAACATTTGTTCCGTTACGTGGGATAAAGAATGACCTCAAAGGAAGACTTGTGTGCTACAAACAAGATTGGACTAGTGGATTCCAAGCAGGCATCAG GATCCTTGCCCCaactacatatatatttttcgcTTCAGCAATTCCAGTGATCTCTTTCGGGGAGCAACTGGAGAGAAACACAGGTACAATTAAAACTTTTCTGGTTCAGTGTCCTTTCTGGAATTTTGGTGACCCTTTTCCTAAAAAAGTGCTTCATTGGTTATATTCTATAGATGGAACTCTAACTGCAGTGCAGACCCTTGCATCAACAGCACTCTGTGGCATTATCCATTCAATCTTAGGAGGGCAGCCCCTCCTCATACTTGGTGTAGCGGAGCCAACAGTTCTGATGTATACATTTTTGTATGACTTTGCAAAGGATAGAAAAGATTTGGGACACAAACTGTTCCTTCCTTGGACTGGATG ggtgtgTGTTTGGACTGCTGCGTTGCTCTTCTTGCTGGCTATTGTTGGTGCATGCTCCATAATCAACAGATTCACGCGCCTTGCAGGTGAACTATTTGGTCTGCTGATTGCAATGCTCTTCATGCAGCAGGCGATAAGG GGACTTGTTGAAGAGTTCGGTGTGCCCCAGTCCCAGGGAGAAGGTACCAATCAGATTGCACTCCAATCTTCTTGGCTGTTCGGAAATGGAATGTTTGCTTTGGTTTTGTCATTTGGCCTTCTGTTTACTGCACTAAAAAGCCGTAAGGCTAGATCCTGGCGATACGGAGCAG GTTGGTTGCGGGGATTTGTGGCTGATTATGGAGTCCCACTAATGATTCTGGTGTGGACTGCTGTGTCTTATATGCCAACCAATAAGGTTCCAAGGGGAATCCCTAGGCGACTTTTCAGTCCAAATCCATGGTCTCCCGGTGCATACACAAATTGGACAGTAATTAAG GAAATGTTGAATGTCCCTCTCATCTATATTATTGGAGCATTTATACCAGCGACTATGATTGCCGTGCTTTATTACTTTGATCACAGTGTTGCTTCACAACTTGCCCAGCAAAAGGAGTTCAATCTAAGAAAACCCTCATCATATCATTATGACCTTCTCCTCTTGGGTTTCTTG ACCATTTTGTGTGGGCTTATTGGAATCCCTCCGGCCAACGGTGTGATTCCTCAATCTCCTATGCATACTAAAAGCCTAGCTACTCTAAAACATCAg CTGTTGcgtaaaaaaattgtatctgCCGCACGGAAAAGCATGCAGAAAAATATGAACCTGAATCAGCTATACCAAAGTATGCAAGAAGCATATGATCAAATGCAGACTCCGTTAGCCCACCAAATACCACCTGCCTTG GGGCTAAAGGAGATGGAGGAATCCACCATCCAACTTGCTCAAAGTCATGGATACATTGACACCCCTGTTGATGAGGTTGTATTCGATGTGGATAAAGATGTTGATGACCTTTTACCTGTTGAAGTAAAAGAACAGCGCCTCAGCAATCTACTGCAGGCATTAATGGTTGCACTTTGTGTTGCTGCTATGCCTCTTTTGAAGAAGATACCAACTTCAGTGCTTTGGGGTTACTTTGCTTTCATGGCAATTGAAAGCTTGCCCGGAAATCAGTTTTGGGAGAgaatattatatcttttcacTGCTCCAAGTCGTAGATACAA AGTGCTGGAGAAACACCATGCGGCCTTTATTGAGACCGTGCCTTTCAAAGCGGTGGCCATGTTTACATTATTCCAGACAGCTTACTTGCTTCTCTGCTTTGGTCTAACATGGATACCGATTGCCGGGGTCCTTTTCCCAATGTTAATCATGCTTCTTATCCCAGTACGTCAATATTTCCTTCCCAAGTTTTTTAAAGGAGCCCATCTTCAAGAATTGGATGCTGCAGCATATGAGGAAGCATCTGTTGTCAGTTTCAACTTGTCATTCGAA GACTCAGGTAGTCAGACAGCAACAGTCAATATTAATAGTGAGGAAATCCTTGATGAAATTATTACAAGGAGTCGTGGGGAGATCGTAAGTCAGAAATCGAGGAATTCAACTCCAACATCATGTGGACATACTATTCCTGCTTGTGCAAATAACTCATAG
- the LOC106753276 gene encoding boron transporter 1 isoform X5, with the protein MEETFVPLRGIKNDLKGRLVCYKQDWTSGFQAGIRILAPTTYIFFASAIPVISFGEQLERNTGTIKTFLVQCPFWNFGDPFPKKVLHWLYSIDGTLTAVQTLASTALCGIIHSILGGQPLLILGVAEPTVLMYTFLYDFAKDRKDLGHKLFLPWTGWVCVWTAALLFLLAIVGACSIINRFTRLAGELFGLLIAMLFMQQAIRGLVEEFGVPQSQGEGTNQIALQSSWLFGNGMFALVLSFGLLFTALKSRKARSWRYGAGWLRGFVADYGVPLMILVWTAVSYMPTNKVPRGIPRRLFSPNPWSPGAYTNWTVIKEMLNVPLIYIIGAFIPATMIAVLYYFDHSVASQLAQQKEFNLRKPSSYHYDLLLLGFLTILCGLIGIPPANGVIPQSPMHTKSLATLKHQLLRKKIVSAARKSMQKNMNLNQLYQSMQEAYDQMQTPLAHQIPPALQGLKEMEESTIQLAQSHGYIDTPVDEVVFDVDKDVDDLLPVEVKEQRLSNLLQALMVALCVAAMPLLKKIPTSVLWGYFAFMAIESLPGNQFWERILYLFTAPSRRYKVLEKHHAAFIETVPFKAVAMFTLFQTAYLLLCFGLTWIPIAGVLFPMLIMLLIPVRQYFLPKFFKGAHLQELDAAAYEEASVVSFNLSFEVGLR; encoded by the exons ATGGAAGAAACATTTGTTCCGTTACGTGGGATAAAGAATGACCTCAAAGGAAGACTTGTGTGCTACAAACAAGATTGGACTAGTGGATTCCAAGCAGGCATCAG GATCCTTGCCCCaactacatatatatttttcgcTTCAGCAATTCCAGTGATCTCTTTCGGGGAGCAACTGGAGAGAAACACAGGTACAATTAAAACTTTTCTGGTTCAGTGTCCTTTCTGGAATTTTGGTGACCCTTTTCCTAAAAAAGTGCTTCATTGGTTATATTCTATAGATGGAACTCTAACTGCAGTGCAGACCCTTGCATCAACAGCACTCTGTGGCATTATCCATTCAATCTTAGGAGGGCAGCCCCTCCTCATACTTGGTGTAGCGGAGCCAACAGTTCTGATGTATACATTTTTGTATGACTTTGCAAAGGATAGAAAAGATTTGGGACACAAACTGTTCCTTCCTTGGACTGGATG ggtgtgTGTTTGGACTGCTGCGTTGCTCTTCTTGCTGGCTATTGTTGGTGCATGCTCCATAATCAACAGATTCACGCGCCTTGCAGGTGAACTATTTGGTCTGCTGATTGCAATGCTCTTCATGCAGCAGGCGATAAGG GGACTTGTTGAAGAGTTCGGTGTGCCCCAGTCCCAGGGAGAAGGTACCAATCAGATTGCACTCCAATCTTCTTGGCTGTTCGGAAATGGAATGTTTGCTTTGGTTTTGTCATTTGGCCTTCTGTTTACTGCACTAAAAAGCCGTAAGGCTAGATCCTGGCGATACGGAGCAG GTTGGTTGCGGGGATTTGTGGCTGATTATGGAGTCCCACTAATGATTCTGGTGTGGACTGCTGTGTCTTATATGCCAACCAATAAGGTTCCAAGGGGAATCCCTAGGCGACTTTTCAGTCCAAATCCATGGTCTCCCGGTGCATACACAAATTGGACAGTAATTAAG GAAATGTTGAATGTCCCTCTCATCTATATTATTGGAGCATTTATACCAGCGACTATGATTGCCGTGCTTTATTACTTTGATCACAGTGTTGCTTCACAACTTGCCCAGCAAAAGGAGTTCAATCTAAGAAAACCCTCATCATATCATTATGACCTTCTCCTCTTGGGTTTCTTG ACCATTTTGTGTGGGCTTATTGGAATCCCTCCGGCCAACGGTGTGATTCCTCAATCTCCTATGCATACTAAAAGCCTAGCTACTCTAAAACATCAg CTGTTGcgtaaaaaaattgtatctgCCGCACGGAAAAGCATGCAGAAAAATATGAACCTGAATCAGCTATACCAAAGTATGCAAGAAGCATATGATCAAATGCAGACTCCGTTAGCCCACCAAATACCACCTGCCTTG CAGGGGCTAAAGGAGATGGAGGAATCCACCATCCAACTTGCTCAAAGTCATGGATACATTGACACCCCTGTTGATGAGGTTGTATTCGATGTGGATAAAGATGTTGATGACCTTTTACCTGTTGAAGTAAAAGAACAGCGCCTCAGCAATCTACTGCAGGCATTAATGGTTGCACTTTGTGTTGCTGCTATGCCTCTTTTGAAGAAGATACCAACTTCAGTGCTTTGGGGTTACTTTGCTTTCATGGCAATTGAAAGCTTGCCCGGAAATCAGTTTTGGGAGAgaatattatatcttttcacTGCTCCAAGTCGTAGATACAA AGTGCTGGAGAAACACCATGCGGCCTTTATTGAGACCGTGCCTTTCAAAGCGGTGGCCATGTTTACATTATTCCAGACAGCTTACTTGCTTCTCTGCTTTGGTCTAACATGGATACCGATTGCCGGGGTCCTTTTCCCAATGTTAATCATGCTTCTTATCCCAGTACGTCAATATTTCCTTCCCAAGTTTTTTAAAGGAGCCCATCTTCAAGAATTGGATGCTGCAGCATATGAGGAAGCATCTGTTGTCAGTTTCAACTTGTCATTCGAAGTAG GACTCAGGTAG